The DNA region GAAAAAAGGGCCAGAAACAGCCTAGTTGTTTAAAGAAGAGTAATTAAATATTGCTCTTCTTTTTTTAGTGGAATATATTGCTATGAAAGTGAACATACTAAAAATATTATTGTTTTAAAATTATTTTTAGAAAGGGGATATTGAAGAAATATCTTAGGTGCAGAAGAATATGACAAATATTTTATTAGTTATGGAAATCTTTTTTACTGTCATTGTTGGATTATATTTTTTAAATGCATTAAAAAATCAACAATCAACTAAAATCGTAATTGATAAAGAGAGTACAAAGGAGATGGATAATCTTAAAAAGCTTAGAGAAATAAGTCTTACCATGCCCTTAACAGAAAAAAGCAGACCGGTAACCTTTCAGGAGATAATTGGTCAAGAAAAAGGCTTAAAAGCGTTAAGAGCAGCGCTTTGCGGACCAAATCCCCAAAATGTAATAATTTATGGACCGCCAGGTGTTGGTAAAACTGCCGCAGCCAGACTGGTTCTAAGAGATGCTAAAAGTAAGACCTACTCACCCTTTAATTTGGATGCAAAATTTGTTGAAATAGATGCTACTACTGTAAGATTTGATGATAGGGGAATAGCAGATCCATTGATAGGTTCTGTTCATGATCCAATATATCAAGGAGCGGGCTCTTTAGGAATAGCAGGGGTGCCGCAACCTAAACCTGGTGCAGTAACAAAAGCACATGGAGGAATTTTGTTTATTGATGAAATAGGGGAATTGCATCCTATTGAAATGAATAAGTTGCTAAAAGTGTTAGAGGATAGAAAAGTGTTTTTTGAGAGTGCTTATTATAATGCTAATGACACTAATGTACCTAACTATATAAAGGAAATTTTTGAGAAGGGTCTTCCAGCTGATTTTAGACTTATAGGCGCTACCACTAGAAATCCTGAGGAAATTTGTCCGGCACTACGTTCCAGGTGTGTAGAAATATTTTTTAGAGCCTTACTTCCAGAAGAAGTAGAAAAAATTGCAAGGAATGCAGTGATTAAAGTGGGAACAAGTATAGATGAAAAAGCATTAAGTTTAATTGGAAAATACGCCAGCAATGGAAGAGATGCTGTAAATTTAGTTCAACTGGCTGGAGGTATAGCTATAAATGAGAATAGAAATGAAATAGCATTACAGGATATTGAGTGGGTTATTGAGAATGGTCAATATTCACCACGACCTGAGAAAAAAATAAACAACAAGCCACAGATAGGATATGTTAATGGTCTTGCAGTATACGGTGCTAACATAGGTGCTGTTATGGAAATAGAAGCAAGTGCTAAAAGAGTAAAGTTGAGGAAGGGAATTCTAAAAGTTACAGGTATAGTAGAGGAAGAGGAAATAAAAAATTCTACAGGTAAAATTTTGAGAAAAAGCAATGCTAAATGTTCTGTTGAAAATGTTATTACTATGCTTGAAAAAAATTTTGATATTAATTGTGATGAATATGATATACATATAAATTTTCCTGGAGGAATACCTGTGGATGGGCCTTCTGCGGGGATAAGCATTGCAACAGCAGTCTATAGTGCCATAAAAGAAATACAAATAGATAATAATGTGGCTATGACAGGAGAAATATCTTTATATGGTAAGGTAAAGCCTGTAGGTGGTGTAAATGCTAAGATAAATGCGGCTCTAAAAGCAGGAGCCAGTAAGATCATTATTCCAAAGGAAAATTGGCAAGAAAGTTTTAGAAATATTTGTGAGGTAGAAATATTTTCTATTGACAATATAAAGGAGGTATTTGATATAGCCTTTTCTCAGAATAGTGAGGCTGCAAAAGTTATAGTAGAGCCTAACATTAGTATACTTGCAGCTCAGAATTTAAAGTTCTAACTATATAAGTGTATGAAAATCTAATTAGGTAAATATTTTATCAGATCATTTATAACTACTGATTCTCTCCATAAAGAATTTTTAAAAATAAATATACTTTATTAGTACGTATGAAAATTACTTACTTAATTCTAGCTAAATTTATTGAATTTATACAGAATGACTTTTGGATAAGGGGATTATAGAGAATAAATTTGAAGATTGTTAAATAAATATCTGGTAAATTAATATTAATTTATAAATAAGAATACTTATAATTGAAAAAAACTTGGTTTAAATGTATAATGTATTAGACTATCCACATAATTAGATAGTAATGAAAGTGAGGGGAGAAAAATGAGCAATAATAATATAAAAATTCTTCCTCTAATTCCACTAAGAGGTATAATTATATTTCCT from Clostridium pasteurianum BC1 includes:
- the lonB gene encoding ATP-dependent protease LonB, which produces MTNILLVMEIFFTVIVGLYFLNALKNQQSTKIVIDKESTKEMDNLKKLREISLTMPLTEKSRPVTFQEIIGQEKGLKALRAALCGPNPQNVIIYGPPGVGKTAAARLVLRDAKSKTYSPFNLDAKFVEIDATTVRFDDRGIADPLIGSVHDPIYQGAGSLGIAGVPQPKPGAVTKAHGGILFIDEIGELHPIEMNKLLKVLEDRKVFFESAYYNANDTNVPNYIKEIFEKGLPADFRLIGATTRNPEEICPALRSRCVEIFFRALLPEEVEKIARNAVIKVGTSIDEKALSLIGKYASNGRDAVNLVQLAGGIAINENRNEIALQDIEWVIENGQYSPRPEKKINNKPQIGYVNGLAVYGANIGAVMEIEASAKRVKLRKGILKVTGIVEEEEIKNSTGKILRKSNAKCSVENVITMLEKNFDINCDEYDIHINFPGGIPVDGPSAGISIATAVYSAIKEIQIDNNVAMTGEISLYGKVKPVGGVNAKINAALKAGASKIIIPKENWQESFRNICEVEIFSIDNIKEVFDIAFSQNSEAAKVIVEPNISILAAQNLKF